GTGTTGCATTATCTACTGCAGAAGCTGAATATGTTAGTGCAGCAGAGGCCACAGCACAAGcaatttggttgagatttgttctttcggattttggtgaagaacagGTTGAGCCAACTACAATCTTATGTGACAATACATCTGCTATTGCCATAACCAAAAATCATGTGCATCATCATAAGACAAGACATATAAACAGGAGGTTTCATTTCATTCGTGATGCACTGCAAGATGGAGAAATTGACTTACTGTACTGCAAGACAGAGGAACAGGTTGCAGATATTTTCACTAAGGCTTTGTCCAGAGATCGGTTTGAATTTCTGAGACAGAAGCTTGGAGTAATTTCAGCACAACACTTAcaagggagtgttggaatatAAGTGTGTGTGCTGTGTTTTTCTTATTGTTTCTAAGTTTAAATGTGAGCCATTGGATTATAGACCAATTGGACAGCTGAGATGTAATCTTAGTTTTAGTTTAACATATTGCCACTTGTATCTATCTTATAGGATAGATTACATGAAGGGTTGTGATTGTTTTGTGTGAATTCTCTTCTCTTCGGGTATATCCTTGCACATGACTTGTGTGCAGATCATGAATGAAGAAAAAGCTTTGTTAGTTCGGGTTTTTCTCTTTGAACGTTCTAGCTGCATTCATCTGTGTAGGAAGAgatcattcattttcttcttgattTCATTTCTACAAAACAGGGTCACATTCCTGATTGCTAACATATATGAGTCATCTTGTTCCAACAGAATCGAAGTAGCTAGCGTTTATTTCCATGGTATCGAAAAATATCTCCCACCCGATCCTCttcatcttccttgtttcttGTAATTTTTCGTGTTCTTCCGCACAAACTTGGATTCGAGCTGGTTACTGGTACACCGGCAGCGACTTTCCTTTACAGGAGGTAAACTCTGCCTTGTTCACACATCTTATTTGTTCTTTTGCCAATGTGAATTTCTCCACCTACCAGCTCTCCATCCCTTCTGCTCATGAACAATACTTCTCGAGCTTCACCGATATTGTCAAGCGCAAAAACCCATCAATCACAACGCTCCTATCCATATGGGATGGAGAAGCAGCAACAACTCAGCTAATTTTGGGTCAGAGAGCAAACTTTTCAGTCTTGTCTAAAATGCTCGAAATCCCTTCGAATAGAAAGTCTTTCATTGAGTCCTCCATCGAAGTGGCAAAACGTTATGGCTTTCAAGGTATAGACTTACTCTGGGCTTGGCTTAACACAACCTCAGATGTGATCAATATGGAAAAGCTACTGGACGAGTGGCGAGTTGCTGTGATTTCTGAGGCAAGAAACTCTGGTCTGCCACGATTAACATTGACAATGGCGGTTAGGTATATTCCCACTTTTGAATCGTTGATTTATCCGGTTGAATCTATGAAGAGGAATTTGGATTGGGCGCATGTTGTGGCGTATGACTACCATCTGCCTTTAAAGGAGAATGTTATTGGTGCTCATGCTGCTTTATATGATCCTTCGAGCTATGTTAACACCGACTATGGGATAAAGCAATGGTTAAACTACTCATTTCCGGCCAGCAAACTGGTTTTGGGTTTGCCTTACCATGGCTATGCGTGGACAGTTGCAAACCCCAAAGACAATAATGGAATCGGGGCACCTGCATCTGGCTTTGCTGTGACAAAAGATGGATCAATGAGCTATAAGCTCATCAAGTGGTACATTCGAAGCTACAGAGGGCTCATAGCGTATAATGATACTTATGTCTTGAATTACTGCATGGTAGGATCGACTTGGATTAATTTCGATGATGCGGAAGCCATCAGAGCTAAGATTGCATATGTGAAAGCGAAGAAGCTACTCGGTACCAATATGTTTCAAGTCAGCAATGATGATGAAAATTGGGCACTTTCTCGGGCAGGTAGGCAATACTTATCCCACAAGCAATGTTAATTATCGATGAAGATAAGCCAAAGAGATTTCCTAAGATGCGTTCCAACATGTCATACAACTCGAGTTTATAGCATGCATGAACAAAGTTTAATTGTTACAACAGGCAATTTGCAGACATCTAATTGTTTTACTTCCAACTGCTTTAATGATTGACAGCTCAGGAGGAAGGAAATGATCACGAAAAGAAACCCCGGTTACTGCTTGTAATAGTGCTATCAGTTACTTCGGTCGTAATTCTCATAGCTTTCGTGGTGTGTTTCTAGCAGAGAGAACTAGTGAAGACAAGAGGTTATATGCTCAACTGTGATGGTttgtttctaatagaaattaaaTGAAGAGATAGCGATCGACATTAACAGATTTGCATTTGAAATTTGTATTCCTTCTGGTTTCAGGGATGATTGTTCTAGGCAGATCAAGGTCTACTAGTACATCAGCTGTTGACAGTGATGCTCCGAATCTGAAAGTATACCACTTTTCCAGTCTCAAAGCGGCTACAAATAACTTCTCAATTGAAAACAAACTTGGAGAGGGTGGATTTGGTCCCCGTTTACAAGGTAACATTTGGTACattttctaaatataattttatgctGTGGGAACCGAAAGCTTATGGAACATCTACACACAAAACAGGCAGAGCAGTGTTTAATTATTCTTTTGCTAATCCTTGTTTCCTTAGGGTAAGTTGCGGAGAGGTCAGGAAATAGCAGTGAAAAGGCTTTCAAAAACGTCTACTCAAGGACTTCAGGAATTCGAAAATGAGGTTAAACTTACTGCGAGACTACAACATGTGAATCTAGTTCCTGTTCTTGGATTTTGCACTGAGAATGAAGAAAAAATGCTGATTCACGAGTACATGCCCAACAAAAGCTTGGACTTCTACCTTTTCGGTCTGCAATTTTTCATGCTTCTCGTTACATTTTAGAATGCATGCTAGAATAACGGTAATAACATTTACATTGGGTCTAAGCTTATGGACGTGCAGATTACTTTTCAacaaaaattgtttcaattcattAGAACTTCATGTACCGATTCTTGAATTTGTCATCTTCGCAGATCCTACCGGACAGTATTTCATGGATTGGAGAAAGCGTGTGCACATCATCGAAGGCATTATTCAAGAACTCCTATATCTTCAAGAATACTCAAACTTCACAATCATTCACCGTGATCTAAAAGCTAGCAACATTTTGCATGATGACGAGATGAATGCTAAGATTTCCGATTTTGGAATGGCCAAACTTTTCAGAAAGGATGAACTCGAAGGAAACACAAGGCGGATTGTTGGCACATAGTAAGTGATAAACTGCCTCTCATCAGTTATTCGCGTGTGACCATATCCTTATACTTGTTATACGCAAATGCAGTGGCTACGTACCTCCTGAATACATACGAAAAGGCATATACTCTATGAAGTACGACGTCTACAGCTTCGGAGTTCTACTTTTGCAAATGATTAGCGGACGGAAGAGTACACATTACTATGGTCCGAACGAAAGTATGCACCTCTTGGAATATGTAAGTTCGAGAAACTTTCTACGGTTCAAACTTCTGTCACGACCATAAACCATTACTTAAACATGAATGATTGAAATCATTAAAATTGTTTCAGGCATATGTATCATGGAAAGAGGACAAAGGACTGGATTTTATCGATCCGTCACTTGacgattcttcttcttcttgtaagTTATTGAGATGCTTGCAAGTGGCACTGCTCTGTGTCCAGGAAAATGCCGACGATAGGCCTACAATGCTGGAAGTTTATTCCATGCTCATATCTGACACTCAAGCCGTTCCAACTCCTACAAAGACGGCTTTCTCAGTGAAAAATTACGACAACGTGGACAACATATGTACCCCGCAGCCAGGAAATTGTTCGGTTAATGATGCTCAGATCTCCGAACTCCAACCCCGATGAGAATGCAGGCTCAAGTGAAAATGCGGGCGCGAATGAGAAGCGTCTATGAGAAGGAAGTGCACACAAGTTTCTAGCAATTTTGGATTCTTCGTCTCGTGGAAGACATTGGAAGTTTTAAAGATTTAGTATTTTGTTAAAGGGACATTAtggatgcggtccttaactACCCatgttctttgattgaaactttgatggtttttaactttttatcgaagtccctgacattaatgtaataatgtatttttatgaaggttattatatttttaaattaaaaataaaatttttagttatttatattaatgagattttaaattaaaccatattttatgggattaaaaatattaaagatgaattatactctccaatatattgtgtgtgtgtgtatgtatatgtgtgtgtgtatacacatgggtacgttcatcaaaactaacaaaaaaattattgtaccaaattatgggtacatttttcaaaagcacaaaaaaaagccttaataacattattaattttcttctattaaacttgatatggatacattctcaaatcaacgaaaaatagaatgtattcatataagtttaaaaatggattagagaaaagattgaatgaaattttatataaaaaatgggtacattttaaattaaaaaagggtacagttttaacaaattggtatatttgaGATTGGatacatataagattaaaaaattgaaatttttttataaaaatttaatgggtacaaacttattctaattttatttttttatttgggaaatgtttgaattgaaaattaattagtagtttaataagggtgtgagtattaaaactctaaatcaattactaatttttttttataaaaattatgtaacttacatgtaattcattaatatattaatgatagggactttgatcaaaatctaaaaactgaTAAGGTGTTAGTCAATGAAATGACCAAGTATATGCCAATTTGTTGTTCTACTGAATCTCACATCGGAAGAGAAGAGATATGTCcgattggttttatggtgaaacctcaactcTCCTCGCCTACACGATTATTTtatacaacaaaaacaaaacattggaGTAAAAAACTAAATTTCGGCCTGCATTGTTCCCAGACGAACACATGTGAACATGAAATACACTTAAATCAACTTCTCAGATTTCATTCCAATCAGTAAGAGACGGAGTCctcctttttatattttaaaacagaTTAAGTTTAAATGGCCGGCAGAATTTCTTGTGATATTGTTTTAATCTTAACTTATTATTTAAATTAGCAATAAACTACTTCCTAGATTAATTATATAGCATAATTTTTAACGTTTTGCTTAATCCGTTTTATTTATATAGTTCGAATTTGATATGTTGTCCTTCATAATCTACTGTAACAAAAATGGCAATCCACAACTTTTTGCATATTCTCTTGCTGTTATGTTCCTTGATGATCATAAACACCGGCTGCACGGCCGAGGTTCCACCGGCGGTGAAAGCGGCATATTATCCTTCGTTTTCGCCGGATTTCCCACCTTCAGCCATAAACACATCATTCTTCACCCACATTTTCTATGCTTTTCTTGTGCCAAATAATGTCACTTTCAAATTTGACTTGCCAAATTCTACGGCCTTGCTCCTTTCCAATTTCATCACCACTCTCCGCCACAAAACTCCGCCGGTGAAGACCCTGTTGTCCATCGGCGGCGCAGCAGACGGCGTGGTACTGCCATTCGTCTTTGCTCGCTTGGCCTCAAAAGCTTCGTCACGTTCACAATTCATACAATCTGCCATAGAGGTTGCACGTAAGTTTGGGTTTGATGGGCTGGACCTTGATTGGGAGTTCCCTCAAAGCCCAAAAGAAATGAAGGATTTGAGCCACTTGCTAAAAGAATGGCACCACGAGCTCAAGAAGGAGTCCAAATCCACGGCCCGCCCTCCGCTACTCCTCACCGCCGCCGTTTACTTCTCGGCCGACTTCTTGTTGGACGCCGTCCCCCGATCGTACCCGGCGTCGTCACTAAAAAAGTACTTGGACTGGATCAATCCAATGTGCTACGACTACAACGGGGCTTGGAGCAACACCACAGGGCCCAATGCAGCATTGTTGAACCCGAATAGTAACGTAAACTCAATATATGGGCTTAAGTCATGGATCAAGGCCGGGATACCCCCGGTAAAATTGGTTATGGGCCTGGCCCTCTACGGCCGGTCATGGGAGCTCCAAAACCCGAAAAATCACAGCTTTGGAGCCACCGCTATTGGGCCAGGCCCAGGAGCAGGGATGTTGTTTTACCACCAAGTCGAGACGCTACTAAACCAATCGGGCGCAACTGTAGTGTATGACGTGGACACTATGTCCGTGTATTCGTACAACGGGTCCACGTGGGTTTCGTACGATgatgccttcaccacggccgcGAAGATAGTGTTTGCTCAGGCCCTTGGGCTTCGTGGATACTTCTTTTGGGCCCTTAGTTTTGATAGCGACTGGAAGATTTCGGCCCAAGGTAAACTGACCCACTTTTCCATGATAATTTGAAATCCTAACTTTGCATTAATCTTAATTTAGTTTCCAAATCAAATTCTTAACGATGAATGTTTTAAAACTGCAGCTTCAAAGTCATGGATTCTTGATGAATGAGAAGATAAAAGGATCGAATTCCCTACTGGAAACTCGCAACTGTTTTGTGTTTAATATGTAAAGCATCAATTCATCGAGTGATTAGCGAGTGTTTAGATTATTGAAATGAACCTTAATTATTTTATCTGTAGTATGAATCTAAGTAGATTGGAGATTTGTTATTTTACTTGATCAAGAGCCACATTCAacttatattttgaaaaatgttcatCTCAATCGATCCACGTAATCGCAGAGGGCAGTATGTGCGCCTCCTAAcacccaagtttaaattccccTTCCCGTAATTATAGTTTCGAATATCACAAATTACATAATACAAGCACAACGTTTTGACCAATCGGCCGGTGAAAAACAGACCTCCCAAAAACAAATTGCAAACTCATTTTTGTATAATTAGACTCTTGCAAAATTTCCTCATCACAAAACTGTAGCATTTCTCATCTCTCCAAACGACCTCCCAAATGAAATTTGAAACGAAAACAAAACCCCTCAAGCACAAATGGTTTGGTTGAACCGATTGGTGGAATTCTTGACAAGCCCTGCAAATAGACCAAACCGAACGAAGTCAATTATCATTCTAGAACTAAAACATTCTTCTTGGAAAATAAGGGATGCAATTTAAGTTAATTAAGATATTAACCCCCGATGAAAAGGAATGGAAAGAATTAGGAGGAGAGAGTTCTTTTACCTTTTAAAGTAACCAGTGTATTCTAACAAAAGGGAATGTAAGGATGCCGGAATTAGCTTTGCTTGTCTCTCACCCATTCAACAAAGTTATCAAAAATCACCGGCCATGCTTGATCAGAATCATAATTTTTAAGGTCTGGAAAACTTATCTGCCAAAAGTAAAGAAACAACAATCAGAACTCGTAGTTTTTCTTATGATTTTACACGGAAAGAGTCTGTGTGATAATCTTTTACTCGATAGAGTGCTGTTGTTTAGCCTCCCAAAATCACGGTTAGGATTTCAagccaaagaagaagaaactaaAATATGTAAAGATACAACATAGGAACCGGAATTTCTggacaaaataaaagcaaaCACAAGTTTACCTCATTGCAAAAACGGTAAAAATGCATCCACTGATCCATATTTAGTGCCCTGTACTCAGTTTGGACCTGCCAAAAGTTATATTCAAGTCATCAAAGAACGACGGAACCTTATTTTAGAAAGCAAATGCATGTTCAATTACTGGAATTGCTTCAAAGAAAATGGCACAGGAACAACCAACACAGGAGCATACCTTCAAATACTTGATCAATAAATCAACCTGGAGCTGGTATCGAGGACCCAGTACGAGATTCAGTAATTCACACACAGTCTCAATGTCTACACTCTTTTGCCTTTCCTCTGAAAATTAAACAATTTCAGACAGTCAAGACAGAtatttccacaaaaaaaaaaaaaaaaaaaaaaaggttcttaTCAAAAGACTTGTCAAGACAAGCTCACCTGTCAAGCAGTATTGAAATGCAAAAGCATAGAAATCTTCAAATTTGGACGCTGTTGTCAACTTATCGAACAAAGAAAGCAAGATTAGTACCAGTGAATATTTCTGGCTTTCAAGCAGCATACAGTATTATGAACCAAATCACCTCAATAACGATTCCACGTGACTccaagaaatataaaaaaataaagaaagcatGATTACCTCTTTCTCCAATCCCGGTAGTGCTTTCTTTAATTTAGGGATAGTGTCAGCATGTAGATCTTTCAAGCCTCTTTGCCACTCATCCTAATTAGAAGAACAGGAAAGAGGAAAACGGAAAAGGGAAATGACAATTAGAATACAAGTACTTATGAAGTAATGCTAGAAGACAACAGTGAAGATTCCAGGGACCTTCAACAATTAGAGCAAACTCTGCACACGTTCAAAATTCTTAATTAAGTTTTTTAAGTTAGTCTTAGTCCACCAGGTCGCCTTCTTCACTGAAAAGGCCACATACCGGACAGAATTCTCAAAGACCAGCTGAACAAAGAAGTATATTCTGTTTCCTAATTGTGGTATTACATATCTCTTACTGCCTCTGATTGTATCTCCTAAGCTGTAATTGCGAATTGTTCTGACATAACATAAGTAACTCCTTTGCTTTCACTTAGGGTATACCAAAACTTAAATTTCAGTAAGAGGCTGTCGTACTTTGGGTGGTTTCCTAATGAAAGCATCTTCTTTGTAAAaccataagaaaaatatattacgaaTAAGGGATACTGATCAGTATACACATAATTAGTTAGTGCATCATCCAATATTGTAGAGCATATCGcaaaaatacaaacatgaaagcaTTACAAGCAAACCATGCATGCCAATTGGGAAACTAGAAGATATGAATAACCTAGTTCAATTATACAGTTATGTCTTACCTTTGAAAAGTAGCCCTGCTTTGCAGCTCTCATTTTCCTGAGTCATGCACCAATCAAATTCAATGAGGTTAAAAGATAAATGAATTGAAGCGTGTATACAGAAACACAGCAAACATAATTAACATACCAACTTACCAAGCAAGCATCAGTATTCTAACATCGGTATGGTCCACTTTCAAGTCCGAACAAAGAGCCTCGATTCCTGTTGGGCTATTCAATTAAACATAAAGAGTTTAGCAAGAAGGTAAACAACATTCAGACAAATGCATATTTATTATACTGGAATTTACCGAAACTTCATAAATCCACGCTTATCCAGGCACGGTATACTTACTCAATCATGTTTAACGACTGGTTTGCATACGATTCAAAGAGGCTATCTATTTTGTCTACATCCTTTCTTGGTCTGCCTTTACCTGTTGCTGAATAACATTACAACATCAAATGCACATCAGAGACAAGTAAATTCAACCTTTTCTACATGGTGGGAGTAATAtccagaaaaacaaaacaaattgttATAGAATTATAATTTCCACCAACATTACAAGGATAATCTTCTGTAAATACTTAAACCGAACAATTGTAATttgatcaacaacaacaaagccttatgccattaagtggggtcggctcTATGAATTTTAGAACACCACTACGCTCGTTTTTGCGCCAAGTCTTCCGTTAGCTCTAAGTAATCCATGTATCTAATACttcttaaaacataaattatgagttttgtAAAATCAAATCAACGGCCTAGATTTTATATAAAGTGTGATGAAATCTTACAACAGTCTACCAAATTCCAGAGGCCAAGCAGAAGCACTTCTTCAAAGGCAAGCAAAGGGTGATAAAGTAATTTCACAATTCAACACTTCAAATTCACAATATATCAGATGGTCTGAGAAATATCATAGTTCTTCTGCTCCTCAAAATTCAAATACACAGAAAcactgaaatttaaaaaattgcataaaaatttcaaaattcaaaataaataaaattacgaCACAATCCAAAACAAATGAAATCGAATACTTACTGGATGCCGAATTAAATAAATTcatgaacaaaataaaatatagctTTTGGTACTTTCCTAGCTGCATAAGTTAACTCAGCTGCCTACTGATATAttaatgatttttattttatttttctacataaaaaatacatgatttttaaatttttttttttctctgggtTTTTTTTATCGGAAACCAATCAGAATCGGAGGAAAGCGAGATACCGGCGCGCTTCGAAACGACGTCGCAGGACGCGAGGGAAGGCGAAGTTGGTGGAGGTGCTTTTCTCTTCGAAGCGCGAGGCATTGTGCTTTTTTGAATTGGAACAATCAATCACAGCCGTCGATTCAATCGCCGGGAAGCACGATGATTCGAATTCGAAAAGacggcgagagagagagagagagcgagagggaGAGGGGGTGGGTAGTTTTATAGGCGTTTGGATTGGAAGACAGTAAaacggaagaagaagaagatggttgCGGCAGTCCTGTAGGGGGGCGGGTGACTAAGACCACGCGCGGATTAGAGCGTGGCTTGGGTCTATGCGATTTGGGGTGTTTTTGGAATTTTGTCACTGCTTGTATGGATTTCCGTGCGCGGGTTGGCCGGTTTCAGAAGCGACAAAGTGATTTGTACAGGCCCGTTACGGCACGGATGATAACAAGTTTGCTTACCCTTCGGAATTTAATGAGAAATGTTACGCTATGATTGAATGGGGAAATAAACTTAGAATTTGACTAAAAATTAGAATTTGTAAATTGACGTGCATTAATTCTCGTATttgaattcataaacatagaaatttagaatttccgcgtggaaaagaaattggaatttggggcctccaattcccaagtttaaattccatgtaaataggtgtcatttcctaattctatgattgagaacttaaaaataacaaattccgttttcaattccatttttcttttaggttaaccaaacaaaaaaattcataaattctaaaaaataaaattctatcaattcaatttccgtcattttaaaattccttagtaattttaaatttcttcgTCCAAACATGGTGTTAATGAATTCTTCTTGGATTTTTTGTAACTTTacaatttaatataaattttcgtatcaatattattgtatataaaaaaaatgagtgaCAAAGCGTCTAGCAAAAAGTCACATTCTTAAGCGTCTCTTTATCATATTTCTCTGTACTCCACACACCCTACTACTATTTTCCTTTTCTCAAATTGTGTTTATTAATAATCATattcatcaatttttctttcaatatACTCCATAATATATACTACTGAGTTATACAAAAAATCAGCAGttatattttgtacataaatatttaataaaattttacaaATAGTTAGATTCACAAACCGTATTAATGAGTGAGACGCCACATTGTaggcaaaaacacaaatagaacCC
Above is a window of Malus sylvestris chromosome 15, drMalSylv7.2, whole genome shotgun sequence DNA encoding:
- the LOC126602662 gene encoding class V chitinase CHIT5b-like, with the translated sequence MAIHNFLHILLLLCSLMIINTGCTAEVPPAVKAAYYPSFSPDFPPSAINTSFFTHIFYAFLVPNNVTFKFDLPNSTALLLSNFITTLRHKTPPVKTLLSIGGAADGVVLPFVFARLASKASSRSQFIQSAIEVARKFGFDGLDLDWEFPQSPKEMKDLSHLLKEWHHELKKESKSTARPPLLLTAAVYFSADFLLDAVPRSYPASSLKKYLDWINPMCYDYNGAWSNTTGPNAALLNPNSNVNSIYGLKSWIKAGIPPVKLVMGLALYGRSWELQNPKNHSFGATAIGPGPGAGMLFYHQVETLLNQSGATVVYDVDTMSVYSYNGSTWVSYDDAFTTAAKIVFAQALGLRGYFFWALSFDSDWKISAQASKSWILDE
- the LOC126606032 gene encoding uncharacterized protein LOC126606032 is translated as MPRASKRKAPPPTSPSLASCDVVSKRAATGKGRPRKDVDKIDSLFESYANQSLNMIDPTGIEALCSDLKVDHTDVRILMLAWKMRAAKQGYFSKDEWQRGLKDLHADTIPKLKKALPGLEKELTTASKFEDFYAFAFQYCLTEERQKSVDIETVCELLNLVLGPRYQLQVDLLIKYLKVQTEYRALNMDQWMHFYRFCNEISFPDLKNYDSDQAWPVIFDNFVEWVRDKQS